AGTAGGCAAATTGTGTGATGCAGTGTCGACTAGAAGCAGTGGAGAGGCAGCAGATCCGATCCATTAGCAATGAACATTGTCAACATAGGCGACGAAGACGATGTTAGTGGCATCGATGAAcgatggcgatggcgacggcgacggcgaggtaGAGCGATATGCTGATAATCTGTTGTATTTTTATGTTGCTAGAGGTTAGAACCTCTCTGTCTCTCCTAATGAACACATCACAATCACAGATTCAATAACACAAGATATGGAGTGAAGCTCTCTTTattatttcttctcttttctgtATCTCACGGTAGGAAAACTTCTTATGTATAAAAAGGATGGAGGAAGCATAAACAAGTTTGGTAACAAAGCCAATAGGGGGCACCCGGTGGGCCCCACCCCCTAGCCACGACTTGTCTTTGTGACCGAGTCGGCCTCCCTTGCGTGGAGTCGGCTCTAAAACACCTTTATCTGtctaattaaattatattttctgtTGCTTATGTAATGGGAAAAGGAATACTGATgtggaaaaaaaagataatgacGTTTGATTTCCTATTAAGCACTAGGACCAGGCATCTCACCGGCCACAAGGAACTGAATACAAAGAGGGACATCGTTGTGTGGTTGTACCATAACAATATACTCCCCTAATCATAAATATGTATCGATTCGATCAAAATTcgattaaacttttaaaactttgaccgtcaatagttttctgaatatttagtttgaaaacataaaaatcatatgcgtagatttgtcttgaaaaatacttctataatattatatttttattagatattataactatattataATATAAAACAATGATAAAGTTGcatataaaaaaactataaaaaattaaaagtgaCAAATATTTACGATTAGAGAAATATATTGACACCATAGGGCtaaaagtgacaagtatttatAATAAGAGAGAGTAACATATTGGCACCATGGGGCAATCGTAGCTCCATATGAGGCTAGACTATCAGCTACCTGATTGCACAGTGGAGGACAATGATCAACACTTAAAGATTAAATATTACACATCAACTTGATTCTTACATCCTTTGATAAGAACACCTAGGCTTGACTAGTCAAACTCTGAACTTTGCAGTGCTGATTTGAGCTTCAGAGCGTCCGTTTGAAGAATTATCCGTCCCATACCAGAACTGACAACAAAatctatggatttttttttctaaacttcctctccattaaATATGAcacaaaggatattatttttgaaaaaaaaattcacagaatgtcttagaattgtgtctaatttttttaaaaaaaatcatgatttttttaattttttaaaatttttgcaacAAAGCCAAACCTTTGGATagttttttacaacaaaacaacttctggtgggaaaatcaaaatccaaatgacttttagaaagattttgcatttttccctttaaaCTATCAAGTATATGTGAGAAGTGAGAACCAAGCCTGGACTTTGGTGGTTAGTAGATATGGTTTAAACCTACCCACCATGGATCACAGATTTACTCCTTCCGTGTCTAACTAAAAcagaattttctttcagtgATCAACACTGTTTCCATCATTGCAAGACATCTATAATAACTTTGTCAATCTCAAAAGTTCGCATCTTCAATCTTAAGCAGATGTTATGTGATGTACGCATATGATGGTGTAAACATATGCATACGTCTATAAATTGTACCggtgtttctaaaaaaaaaactatcaagTATATATGTTTTCTTCTTCCTAATACGTGTATTCTTCTTCGCTTTCGAGGAAACTTGAAGAACTTGCACAGTCTCTGTTTGCCTAATTTTGAATCAGAAGTTCTACTAATACCCAACAGTTCCCACAgaccaacaaaagaaaatacagTACGGTGCTGCATATATTTATGAACAGCTAATTAGTTAACTTTATCGCATGTATCCTTCTCGCAAGACATCATCCATATTATATATTCTCTTAGAATCCTTTGATTGTACctacattaaaaaaaagagtaagaTACCAGGAGTATCCGTAACTTagtatcattaaaaaaatagccAATGTACCATTTAAAAAGACAAAGTAACACATCAACGAACCTTCCTATGCAGAAATATTGCAGCATCAATAGTACCTTCAGCGTAGATTGAACGGCCACAAACATTGTGCTGGAACTCAAATGAAACACTGAAAGGACAACACAACATAATCAACAGAAGTGTAAAATAACTTGCTTGAAATTGCTCTGAAGTATCACATTTAACAAACCTATTAAAACAGCCATGATTTTGGTAGAATTGCTGTATTGCAAGTATCATCCTTTTCAGGGAATGGTTGTTACCTGTCATCAGGAGAAGTGAGATGGTACAAATGGAATGCATGCCCTTCAATGTGCTCTTCAGGGACACCCACCATCTCAAGCTGCTGCTCAGGGTCCCTAATCTTAACTATCTGCTAGCAAATGAGATAATAAACATCATATAAtaagagttcttttttctttcgaGGATAACAACATGTGATAAAACCATAGATTTCATAAATTGGGCAAGTACTGTTGCTCACTTACAACAATTAGCAATAGAACAACTTTGGAAAATAAAATCTGGACTCGTACATTGTAAAATAATGAAACTTTTTTCACAAAGAACCACATAGTTGTTCATTCAGTTATGTACATACGCTATACTGGTTGAGTGATAGTGGCAAGCAACACTCAAGACATCAGCAGGTGGTGGTAGAGGAGATATGGCACCCATCCACCGACCATGAGGATGCAACAGGGATAAATGCACAACTTTTATCAAAGTTAAGATACTATAAAGATAGACCTATATACAGTATCAGATAGTTATTACCAAAAGGAGTTCAAACATTTGAGTGGAGTGGCAACTATATTTTCtattgtttaattttttatgaaatgcAACAATTGGATGCATGATGACCATATGGACAAGATTCAGCTTCAGAATATATCCTAAGTTTCAACTGTAAGGAacaacttttctttttgtcaAATTCTATGGTActtttctagttttttatgcTGAAGTAACCTCATATCAACAGAACCCAAACAAGTATGTACTTATCAGTTATCATTACTATTTTAATATCTAGGGTCTTAAACCTGAATAGTCAACCGTTCATGAGAAAACCAACAATAATTTACATGGAAAACATCTTGTTCCACGAAATAGTGCAGTAATTTAATTGCCTTGATGTGTTTTTCAGAGCACAAATAGCTATTTCTCAATAAGacgaataatatatataaattctcgagcataaaaaaatataaatcatACCCGGTTCATGTCATAGGGCACACCTAGTTTCTCAAAACAAGCAATTACATCTTTAGCCGTACCAGATGTGTCCAGCTTGCCAGCTTGATGGGATTCTAGAACCTGCAAAAAAATCCTGACATTTAGAATTGCAGATATGATAGATGGTAAGTCCGAAGATCAGAATTCAATCACTAAAATTGTCTTTGGCCTAATGATCTAAAATAAGTCACAGGCTAGACAATTAATAGCAGAACCTGCAAAGAAGCTTAAATAGCTGACTATTTTCTCTAAGATGATCAAGGTCAACAGATGATATATTACTGATCCTAGTCCTAGTCCTAATGGAAGCTTAAATCCATAAACATAATCAATCACTTCCTTTCTGAACATTAAATTCCTAAGGAAATATTCAAGGTAGAATCATACCTCTAAATGATAGCTTGAAAAGGCTCCAGGAAACTGGTTGGCCATGATTTTCATTGCAGCAACAAATGCAACCACCTGATCAGGAATGAAAGAATTATACAAGTCTTCCATGTTTTCAACATGTTGAACTATAATCATGACATATTAACaatgttaagcttaattaaacTAGATTGTTCTTTTTTATGATACCTGTTTGCCCATCTGTGGAGATATCAGTGCATAgtttcttgaatcttgcactgACGTGTAGAGTAACTGCTTGTTCCCACCAGTTGTGCCCATCACAAATGGCAAACCAAGCTTGCAATAGAGCTCAGCGTTAGCTGCATAAAGCAAAAGTAATTTTGTCTTCCGAATCAGACGAATAAGGATTAAATACAGTCACGACGacaatagggggggggggggtggatcAAACATCTGCAATTTGTTTTTCAGCTGTTTTTCTTGGGCAAAGGAGGTAAAAGCAAGATGTCAAGGATTTCATCTAGATCGAACTCGACTTACTAGTTTAGATATTCCGTGTGAAATTTGACaagcataaaaaaaatgttcttaTAATCGTTGTTATCTTGTCATGTAAGAACAATGTAACCATTAATGTAAACCTAACAAAAATATGGCATAAAACATTCCATCATATACATTTTCAAGTGAACATAGCAGCTAAGAGATATTAAACAAAAACAAGCATGTTTAGCACAAATCAGCAAGAATACTTATAAAGGAACTTCTGAAATTGCAATTTCATGATCGCATAAGATAATGTGATAACTTATACTAAGCGTGTTCTGTAGCATATTGTGAAAGTAGCATTATTAAACTGTTTACAGTTTACTGAAGCAGGTGCCGTGTAGTCCACAACAATGACATCTGGGAATTCATCAATGATGGATGAAAGAACATCTTCTCTTGCAGAAGGACCATATATCCGAACGTCTGTTTGTCCAACTTGTATTGTTCTATCAAGCTTCTCTCTACTACTGAATGAAACAGGAACTAGGTGAAGGCCCCTAGAAGCAGCTGCTTCAGCGACAGATAACCCCATGTTACCAGTGCAGCCATTCACCTACAGAATGGAACAAAGGAAAGACTAAATACTAAAAAGGTCTGGAATCCTGAGAACAAATCTGAACCACTCTTATAGTACAAAACTGCAGCCAATTGCACAACTAGAACATTGAGATTGATCTAAATCTAAAAATGTATTAGTTATGGGACAATCATATAAAAATTTAGATAACAAAACTATTCTAATATGATACCAAAATATTCCTTTCCCTTGTTACTAAGCTCTTAAATTAAACAGAAGTGGATACAAACTATACAATGTAAAAAGTTAACCAAGTTTGCCACCCTTCACCTTTTAGAGGATTACACATGGAAATAGTTGACCAGGCAAGTAATCACCTATGCTTAGGtcttagattattttttttctttttcaaagcTGTTCTGATGATTGCATCGAATTggcatatggttcatatactcCCAATGACCCAGACAAGTCACTATCGACAAAAGATACCGTTGCATAGGGCTGTCCTTGAGAAAAAAAGGGGCAAAAATACTGGGACGCTTGCGACTTGCACTTGCTTATGTGAATCAAAATGGCAAGTCCTACGGCAAAAGAAGCCTCATTTGCAGCAAGGAATCTCAAACTCGCAGTTGACCAAATTTGCTACGTCAATGTGTATCAGGTAACCAAAAATCCAGCTTGCGTGGAGGGACTAGCATGCGTGTGCGTGGTGTATGAGCGGAGTTGTGTGTGGGTACCCTTCCTCAGATAAACTCTCTCGGGAAAAGTAAACAGAAACTCTGAAAATGAATTGACTCGTGATAAACCCGTaataaaagttttttttcccACGAATAATGAACCATTGTTGCTCCAAAAACAGGTACGCCTGACGAGACTGAGCACATTTGGCCAGGCACCAGATTCGAAGCCAACTTATCTTCCGTAGATCGTAGAGCGCGAAAGAAGCATCCGAATCCAAACCTGAACGGCTCGAACCCTCTGATTTCCTCAAAAAGGCGCCCAAGCTACCGACGTGGCCTAAGACAACGGCAAAACCCGCAGTGGCATTTAGGCATTACATCGAACACGTAGGTTCTAGGTCGAAACCATTATGCATAATAGCAGAGGCAACGAGTTCCAGCGCAGCATTTCATCGAACAGGTTGGCGGTGCATCAGCGGTGAGCAGCGTATGCGTACCAGTATCGGGAAAGAGACGCTCGCCGGCAGCGCAGCTGTCTCCGGGGCAGCCGCCTGTGCCGCCGCGCCAACACACCGCGGTGCGCCGGCTCCATCGAGGCGGCCCCgtctcggcggcggcggtggccgcgAGAAGGTAGTGTGCGGTGGCCGCAAGGAGAGCATCTCGACGGCCctgctccggcggcggcggatggtTACGAGCACGGGGCGGACACCGGACAGGGACCTACAGTACAAAACTATGGCTTATCTCGAACGGAACCGTGCGGATTCttagcttttttttaataatttttacaAATGAACACGTCAGCGTGCCCTACAACGTATATCCTTTGTGTCGAAGTGCGACGTCAAATTAGGTGGTTCCGTAAAATACATTAAGGGTGTCAAATATCGTGACGCTATTTAGCGATATTTTTGAACCACACTGTTTAAAAACTCTATTTGTAAAAAttgtttttatataaaaattgtttttgaaaagagctaaaaaataaaaaattggtcTGGAAGTCTCGAACGCCGTGTGCGCGCGACCGAGTGGGAGTATGCTGTGTAGCGTTCAGATCGAGTGTAGATGTGGCTAATACGGTAACGGGTTAACAGTTTAACGCACTGATGGAGGTGCTTTATCAAAACTCCCCGAGTAAACTGTTCTTGTTTTGAATGTTCCACGGGCGATCTGTGCTAGCTCGTTGGTGTTATTTTCGTAGAGATTTCCTACGAAGAAAAGATGTCTAAAGCCCTTTTATTTCAGCTTTGGATTCTCAATGCTGCCCCAAAATCTAAAGTTGTAACTGATTCGAGGATCGGTTCTCATAACTAAATATAGCTCTAACATTAGAATCTACAATCTGAGTTGGAGCTGCTTTTATAGATTTTGAGCAATGACGTTCTTAGGTTGTTGCTAGAGGTTACATACATTGCACACTTCTGCCATATCAAAATTCAATCTTGTCGAAAATTAATATCCAACAATATATCTATAATTAAATAGATGTACTTTGAGATCAGAGATCGAGTAGAAAATAAGACACACAATATATATAAGTTTATGCTTCCGATTGAAGTAATACCTTACGTTCTGTGTGAATGCTGATATATATTGATTATATTGAGTATGGGTAATAtagctagacctattacaatcgAGAAGATTAGATCTAGGTTAATTTAGGGTTGAAATCGTGTATCTCTAATTGCTAAGGTCTTGATTTTGCTTGCCTTGGATTGCATATGCCTTCTGTTCTATCCACGGATGTTTgagtccccgccttatatagaggTCGATGTATCATCTCGGATCCGTTCGTAGTCGATAAGAAGTTATTTGTCTTGTCGGTCAAGGCAAATCAGATTAATCCGATCTGGGTATTAGTCGTACTCAAGTCGgttaacccgatcgagaccttcctagtatatgtcttcGAGATCTTTAAGTATACCGGGTCTTGTAGATCTGGATCCGCAATATTCAGAGTTATTATGGTGTACTTCTTATATGCATATAtcatatagttagatattcaacatcaaCCCCCTAACTCTGCTTAGTAGGAAGGGCTTCTACAAGTACTCACTCGAGTACCATCAAGTCTAAGCTCGGTCGAGTAAGCTGGATCAAGTTTGCAGTCAAAAGAATCGAGCATGAACAGTCCTATTCCAAATATCGAGTGGAAACATAGTTGGGTCGGACGTCCTGCCATTATTCGCACTCTAGACTCAAAAAAGGCTTGAAACTCGACTTATCAACACCCGActttgagtagagttaaaaaagaaAACTCCAAAATTTGAAAGGATGTCTGGTCAATCTCAACGATGCAAGAGTTGAAGCTAGGAACTTGAAGCCAAAGGGATCGTTCCTCCTTGCGAGCATGAATTCCCCTCCTACCAATTTTATCATGCGATTGTGGTGTTTGAATCGTTTTTCCGATGTGGTTTCAATGTTCCCCTTCCGAGTTCCTTATCACCATACTTGAGTGCTACCAAATCGAGCTTTGCCacttgaaccccaactcgattACCATGCTCAATGTGTTTCTCCATATGTGTGAAGCATTCCTCGATATTGTGTCGAGCTTGAATTTGTTCCAGTGCTTTTACCATTTGAAAAGGAATACCAAAAACAAATGTATCGAAGGCTATGGTTTCCAGCTGCGGATTGGGAGAAAGAATTCCTATATCCTAGTTAAGTTAACCACCTCCCGGCAAAAATATTGGAAGAAACATTAGTTTTATATTTCCAACTCCAACCCAGTCAATTCTCCCTTAGTCTATAAGGGCCTCCATCCCCACCTGAATCCGTCCTGGATGAAGAAGCACCGCGAGTCTGGCCACACTACCCATTACTTCAAGAGGATCAATGAACTTAGGCAGAGTGGTTTAACCGGATGGCATGTGGCCAAATACCTCATCAGTCAGAGGTCGAGTCCCTTGGAAGCACGAGATCACTTCTCCTGGGACTACGCTGGAGACAATGATAGTTCCTGGGACACCGCCGAATGTAAGATTTAACTAACATTTTGCTGCTTACATTGCCATAGTCGAGCTTTTTCGAGtgactcttttcttcttcttcttttagcCCTGACCCTGTAGGATACTGCTGCTCGATTGAGCAAACTATTTGCTAAAGAGGCGCAACCATGCTCCAATCAGCCCTACTCCCTTATAAATCCCTGACCATTGATGAGAATTTTCTTGATTAAGAAAGTAGCACTGATTGTTACTTGTATGACCtgatttgtcttttttattctaGGTTCCAGTCTTCCACCAAGAAGGCAACATCCCCATGATCGGGGTCCTTGTACTCAAGGACACCTCCTACTCCAGCGCCAGCGACAAGCAAGGCCCTCGCCCCGCAACTAGTGCTGTCGCAGAGGAAACCAAGGCCATGGGGAAAACATCAGCCGATCAAGAAGCCGAAGGGTCGCCTTGATCCAGGAGATCGTCTTTGCCATTTGATCTGTCGCCCCTTAAGCGCACATAGAGAAGACAACCaatactgaaatcgagtccTTAAGTGATCGTTTATCTAGCTACTACTCTGGTTATCGAGCACATACCAACTAACGTCTGATCTATATGGGTGGCCTTTCTACAGGAGAAAGCCAGAGCCCCTCCTCGACCGCATCCTCAAGTAACCATCGCTCCTGACAACTCGGTAAGAGAGGTAACTCGTACCAAGTTGCCCCCCTTATGTTGGTCATTATTCTGAGCATTTGCTCAATAagtccagaatgatgatgaattaTTGTGGGTGGGTTTTTTTGTAGGCAATGGTTGCCCTAGCTTCGTCTGACGCCCAAGTCATCCCTTCAACACAACCAGTTCTAGCTGCCGGTATGATGAGGAAAAAGATATTGACCAAGAGGAAGAAGTCGGACATCCTTTCGAGCATTCCGGCTACCAAAAGTTCACTTGAGTATTTGTCTTGAATAGAAACCTTCCTTTCTATTCCTTACTATGTCGATTGCAGGTCGTCTCATTTGGAGAACTCAGAGGAACATATGGTTAGCAGTTCAGCCAGTCAGTTGGTTCCATCTTCCCTCGTTGCGCCACCTCCACCTTCTCGAACAAAGCAATGTCCCGCGGATGCACCCGAGCTAGACTCAAAGCTCAAAGCAACTGAGGCACTTGTGACTCTGCCAGCCATTGATCCTTGGGTAGCAATAGAAGCTTGAGCAAGATAATCCGCCTTTGTGCATTCATTATACAACCCATGCTTCGTCTTTTGACTGCGTTAACTCTGCCCCTTTTTTTTAACAAGGCCATGAAGGTGCAAACCGAAGCGGGGGCTGGCATGCTTACAACTGTAAGCGCCCAGGTAGCGATCACTAAAGATTAGCATTCGACGATCGACCACTTTGGCCACCAGAAGGCTCTCGAGGAGAAGGATGTACTGTTAGTCGCTAGCAAAGAAAATTCAATGCCTGGCTTACCTACAGATCACTGGTATATGATTCGAATGCCAGGCAACTAATGTTGAattgtttttgtttgatttcCCAGCTCTCGAAGCCGACTTGAAGATCAAACTTAAGGCTATCTCTGAGGCAATAAAAGTCATCAAGTAGAAGGATGAAAGGCTAGAAGAACTTAGGAGTGCTTTAAACAAAGTGGAAACTGATCGGGGCATCATGGCTGCCAGACGGGATTCTGTAGTTGCAGTGCTCCAAAAGCTGAGAGAGCAAACCCTTGACCGTATGAACCAGTCAGCTTCCATTAGTGCCGAGAcgatgcttggtctcctcaagatCTACAACCCCAACCTTGACACATCGGGGGTGACGGAGGGGTTCGAGTGCCCTGCAGAGGAGGCATTAGATATTATCCAAAGCATCAGGCCCCTGATCCCTGCCTTTGTTGAGTCTTTAATGCTTAGGCTGCCTGATGACAAAAGCAAGGGTAGTCCTTATAGTTGATTTCCTATAGTTCTTAACTTAAAACATATAAAACGTGCCCTGTGATTTGGGGATGTCTTTAACATTACTGCTACTTTACTTGTCTAGCATGCTATTGTCTACTATtttcttatcgatgaaatagagttagcataagtagatgcaatactgATTAGTACATATTATGACTATCCACGGAACTTACTGACTACATATCCGTTGACACCTGAAAGCTCAATTGTACCATCAAAAATATATGaggtagcccccgactctctgctcgatgactGAATCAAGTAGAGAGTAAAGTCGTAGCATTGAAAGTGTGCAATGTAGccccgactctctgtttgatatGATAACAAGGCAGAGAGTAGATCTGTAGCATCAAGAAATACCCAATGTGGCCCTaactctctactcgatgactggatcgagtggagagtagagcataagcaaaAACTCATTACTTTCGACCACATGCTCGAAGGCACCAGCCTCCAAGCATATGCTGCAATTATATCATGGTCATCGAGTGAAGTCGAACAACCGGGTAGGTGAACATTAAGAATCCACTCCTgtttgtgctcgttttcaccacaACTCCTGATTTGGTGTTCCATAATGACGCAGTATCCCACCGCACAGGTATTGAATGTATCATAATGTCTTGACAACGTTTTGGCTTCCTCTTGACGCACTAGCATGTGAATATAATGCAACCGAGGTGACCTCGAAATGGCAATCGACATTATCGGATCTTACGATTTCGTGTCTATAGTTTGACCCGTTCCTGTGACTATAAATTGAGGGGACCTGAGGCCGTCCGTGTTCATCCCAATCTCCTTACGTTCTTCCTTGCTCATTTCTTAGTAGTGCTCGTCTATTTTGAAACCATATGCCCctatggatatcgagcaatattttgtcgccctcttcctgagtgatgcactttatcaagattctgttactcccttTTTGGTAGAGCTTGTCATCTACCAAAGTGTATATCTTGGACTTATGAACAATTTTCTCTGCAtacgcatcatcgtcagggatctCTCCACCTTCCAGATAGGCTCGGAATGGCGTCATCCAAATTGGCTCACGTTCAAGTAGTGCAGCTTCTGTGTCTACGGGTTTTACCTCGCTGACCTGACCAGACTGTTGGTCAAGTTGGTTAATATCTATACTCAAGGCTGTCGAgatagatggtttaaggagtttttTTATGAAGACTCCCATAGGTGTTGGTGAACGTGATGAAGCGAGCCCGGCGAGTTCATCGATGGTGGAGTTGTCGCCTCTCCGGATGTTTGTGACTTCCAGCCCTTCAAaattttgctcgagctttcgtaccATGTTTGGataagccgccatgttgtcgtCCAAGCACTAGTACtacttttgcacttggtttacaacTAGTTATGAGTCCCTTTTCATGAGTAGTCATCTGATTCCAAGTGACGCAGCTATACGAAGCCTGTTCACCAGTCCCTCGTATTCTCTaatattgttggaagctttaaattttaattgaatGATGTGCCTGAGTTCATCTTCctttggagatttgagtacgaTGCTAGCCTCCGAGCCTTGAAGCGTGAGAGATTCATCGAAGAAAGGTGTACAATGGTCATCAACAAcgtttggttttgtttcttcaacgTTTGTGTATTCGACGATGAATTATACTAGTACTCCTGACTTAATGCTTGTACATGGTGCATAGTCCATGTCGAACTCATTGAGTTTGACCGGCCATTATGCAATTCGCTtagtagcctccctattgcgtatAACATCCTTTAATGGATATGTCATCGCGACGGTGACCGTGcgcttggaataatgttgtagCTTCCGGAAAGTCATCAGGACTATGTAGAGCAACTTATATACTtgtgggtatcgtagcttagtatcgtgtaggacttcgctcacgtagtaaaccGGCTTCTAGATCTTGACctttttctcgggacattcccgttcgaccattaggaccgtgcttacaacttgtggggtagctgcaatgtaaCATTCTGAGTTtttaaacatgttaattaattataaatttcactcctaattaaaactttttatgattagttaagctaactaaaatcaaggaaatatatgtatgtatatgaatgtatcTATACTAATATGTATGCATTCATATATGTTAAATggactaagtattccaaattGCACCAAGTTTATTTCTAAATTAGTCCCTGCATGGAATtggttcatatatatatatatatatatattggtttgATGTTTTTTGGTTCCTTGTGTGTGGAGAATTAAAATTGAAtgttgaatgtctctcaatttcaattCTACTCTTAGTTCCCTTCAGCTCAAATCAAATTGGATTCAAATCCCTTGAAtacaaatcatcttccaaaaatcaagatccaagaccaaatcacaattcaaatacaCTTATTTGAATTGACCTGAATCCCAAGTCAaagccaaattcaaatacctcatttgaatttaaaatcaaacttcttttttttttccattctaTCTTGGGCTCAATCTTCCCCACCCCCCCTTCTCTCTTGCTCAGCCCAATCAGCCCGGCCCCCTTTCTCCGTGCAATTTCCGCGCCCATGCACGTGCGTGGACAGCGCAGAGCGTTGATGCCACAGGAAAAGAG
The nucleotide sequence above comes from Phragmites australis chromosome 4, lpPhrAust1.1, whole genome shotgun sequence. Encoded proteins:
- the LOC133916529 gene encoding probable 4-hydroxy-tetrahydrodipicolinate reductase 2, chloroplastic; translated protein: MLSLRPPHTTFSRPPPPPRRGRLDGAGAPRCVGAAAQAAAPETAALPASVSFPILVNGCTGNMGLSVAEAAASRGLHLVPVSFSSREKLDRTIQVGQTDVRIYGPSAREDVLSSIIDEFPDVIVVDYTAPASVNSNAELYCKLGLPFVMGTTGGNKQLLYTSVQDSRNYALISPQMGKQVVAFVAAMKIMANQFPGAFSSYHLEVLESHQAGKLDTSGTAKDVIACFEKLGVPYDMNRIVKIRDPEQQLEMVGVPEEHIEGHAFHLYHLTSPDDSVSFEFQHNVCGRSIYAEGTIDAAIFLHRKVQSKDSKRIYNMDDVLREGYMR